Proteins encoded together in one Impatiens glandulifera chromosome 1, dImpGla2.1, whole genome shotgun sequence window:
- the LOC124919221 gene encoding uncharacterized protein LOC124919221, with product MKKEVDYKKASSRFLITVNVIGSSGSIKFVVNEDDRVAGVIEKVLKLYDRQNRLPLLGSCHVNDFHLFPLNGEFNDIALNTHEKIGNKNGVRNFVMSKKVNRQSDQIKSVTRSNNGWRAWLNNTFKIIPTI from the exons ATGAAGAAAGAAGTAGATTATAAGAAGGCATCTAGCCGGTTTTTGATAACTGTAAATGTTATAGGAAGCTCGGGGTCGATTAAGTTTGTGGTCAATGAAGATGATCGAGTCGCCGGAGTTATCGAGAAAGTCCTCAAACTCTATGATCGACAAAACCGCCTCCCTCTTCTTGGCTCTTGTCATGTCAACGACTTCCATTTGTTTCCTCTTAACGGAGAATTTAACGATATTG CTTTGAATACCCATGAAAAGATTGGGAATAAAAATGGAGTGAGGAATTTTGTCATGTCAAAGAAGGTAAACCGTCAATCTGATCAGATCAAGTCGGTGACAAGGTCCAATAATGGTTGGAGGGCATGGCTTAACAATACATTCAAAATCATACCAACCATCTAG
- the LOC124921218 gene encoding protein C2-DOMAIN ABA-RELATED 4-like — protein sequence MDSLFGLLRVHVQRGINLAVRDVNSSDPYVIVRMGKQKLKTRVVKKNINPQWNEDLTLSVADPNLPVKIFVYDKDLFSLDDKMGDAEFDVKPFIEAVKMHLNKLPSGTIITTVKPARDNCLAEESRVVWENEKVVQNMILRLRNVERGEVELQLEWIDIPGSRGL from the exons ATGGATAGCTTATTCGGTCTGCTCAGGGTTCATGTTCAAAGAGGAATCAACCTCGCCGTCCGAGATGTCAATAGTAGCGATCCTTACGTTATTGTCCGCATGGGTAAACAG AAACTTAAGACTCGTGTAGTGAAGAAGAACATAAACCCCCAGTGGAATGAAGATCTGACACTTTCGGTTGCAGACCCCAATTTGCCTGTAAAGATT TTTGTGTATGATAAGGACTTGTTTAGCCTAGATGATAAGATGGGTGATGCAGAATTTGATGTAAAGCCATTTATAGAAGCTGTGAAAATGCATTTGAACAAACTCCCAAGTGGAACCATTATCACAACAGTTAAACCAGCTAGGGACAACTGTCTTGCAGAAGAGAGCCGTGttgtttgggaaaatgaaaagGTTGTACAAAACATGATCCTTAGACTTCGCAATGTTGAGCGTGGGGAGGTTGAACTACAACTGGAGTGGATCGATATCCCCGGTTCCAGAGGATTGTAG